The Cupriavidus necator N-1 DNA window ACACCACGCCGCGCAGCCATTCGGCGAGACCCCAGGCAGCGCCGAAGGCCAGCGGCGCCAGCGGCGTGGCCCCCGGCAGGCGTGCCGTCAGCCGATGCCACAGCGCGCCGGCCAGCGCCGGGTAGAGCGACAGGAAGCCCGAGAACAGCACCACCGCCAGCGCGGCCATCCACGCCGGCATCTCGCCGTAGACGTGCATGCTGATATAGAGCCACCAGATGCCGGACAGGAACCAGCCCAGCCCGAAGGCATAGCCAGTGGCGGCGGCCAGGCGCGCGCGCGGCGCGTCGGCCATCAGTGCGGCCAGGCCGGCCAGCGACAGGATCTGCAGCCACCACCAGTCATGGGGGGCAAAGGCTTGCGTATGGGCGATGCCGAGCACGCCGGCCAGCAGCAGCCGCACCATGGTCGCTGCGCGCGAATGCGCGCGCGTGCCAGGCACGCCCGTCGGGGCGGCGTCGGCAGCGGCGGCGCCGTTGAGGACCGGGGCGGAACGCTTCATGCGCCGGCCGTGCCCGCGTTGTCGCCGTTGGATTCGCGGTGCACCTGCAGCAGGTGCACCTGCCGCGCGTCGGCGCGCAGCACCTCGAAGCGGATCGGCGGCAGGGTGATGACCTCGCCGCGGTGGGGCACGTGGCCCACGTGGTTGGACAGCAGCCCGCCCACGGTATCGACATCGTGGTCGGAAAAGGCGGTGCCGAAGGCCTCGTTGAACTGGGCGATCTCGGTCAGGCCGTGCACGCGCCAGCTGCCGTCGGGCATTGGCAGGATATTGTCCTGGTCTTCGTCCAGGTCGAACTCATCCTCGATGTCGCCCACGATCTGCTCCAGCACGTCCTCGATCGTCACCAGGCCGGCCACGCCGCCGTACTCGTCGACGACCATGGCGATATGGTTGCGGTTGATGCGGAAGTCGCGCAGCAGGATGTTCAGGCGCTTGGACTCGGGGATGAACACCGCCGGGCGCAGGGTCTCGCGCAGGTCGAAGGCGGGGTCGGTGTAGTAGCGCAGCAGGTCCTTGGCCAGCAGGATGCCGATGATGTTGTCACGGCTGCCTTCGTAGACCGGGAAGCGCGAGTGCGCGGTCTGCTGCATGAAGGGGATGAACGCCTCCGGGGCGTCCGCGATATTGACCATATCCATCTGCGCGCGCGGCACCATGATGTCGCTCGCGGTCAGTTCGGAGACCTGGAACACGCCCTCGATCATCGACAGCGAGTCGGCGTCGATCAGGTTGCGCTCATGCGCTTCCTGGAGCACTTCGAGCAATTCCGCGCGGGTGTCCGGCTCAGGGGAAATCAGGTCTGACAGGCGTTCGAGAAGCGATCTGGGCCGATCGGCCTGCTTCAGGTAAGCGGGCTTCGAACTGGGATAAGGGTCGTTCATTTCGCGGCGAGCGCGTGGTGGAGATCGTCTGAAGGATACACTAAAAGCCTGACCGTCCCGTGACGGCGGGCGGTGGCCTGAGACCATATGTGCAGCAGGCGGCGCCCGACCGGCGCCGCGTGTGAGAGAGGGATCACGCGGAAATCACGCGGTACGGTCGCCCTGGTAGGGATCGGCGTAGCCCAGCGCCTGCAGCGTCTCGGTCTCGATCGCTTCCATTTCCTCGGCCTCGGCGTCTTCCTCGTGCTCGTAGCCTTGCGCGTGCAGCACGCCGTGCACGATCAGATGCGCATAGTGCGCTTCCAGCGGCTTGCGCTGCTCGCGCGCCTCGGCTTCCACCACCGGGCAGCACAGCACGATATCGCCCGTGACCGGATCGGCTTCGTTTTCCGCATAGGCAAAGGTCAGCACGTTGGTGGCGTAGTCCTTGCCGCGGTAGGTGCGGTTCAGCGTGCGGCCTTCTTCCTCGCCGACAAACCGGATAGTCAGCGCCGCATCGGCATACAGTGCCGACTTGACCCAGGTTTCGATCTTGCGGCGCGGCGGCAGGCCGGCGCGCTTGCCGACGCCGTCGCCGTTCTGGATCTCGAGCTCGAGTCCGGGCGGCGTGGCCGGCGTGCCGGTGGTGGTGACCACCGGCGTGGCGGTCACGGCCACCGACAGCGAGTCATGGTTGTCCGGGCGCACCAGCAGGCCGGCCTGCTGGTTGGTGTCGGTGTGCTCGGCCAGCAGCGCCACCACGCCGTCGGCGGCCTGCGACAGGTCCAGCGTCAGGCTGCGGCCGTCGGGCAGTTGCACGCGCAGCGCGTGCGCGGCGCTCTTGCGCGCGCGGCCGTCGCCGTCGAACAGGGTCAGGCTCACGGCGGAAGACTTGGATTTCTGGGATTTCAATTAAGCGTCCTTGTGCTGGGCGTGGTATTCGTCATAGGCATCGACGATGCGGGCCACCAGCGGATGGCGCACCACGTCGATGCTGGTAAAGCGGGTGCAGGCAATGCCGCGCACGTCGCGCAGCACGAGCTGCGCTTCCACCAGGCCGCTCTTCTGCCCGCGGGGCAGGTCGATCTGGGTGATGTCGCCGGTGATCACCGCCTTCGAGCCGAAGCCGATGCGTGTGAGGAACATCTTCATCTGCTCGGGCGTGGTGTTCTGCGCCTCGTCCAGGATGATGAAGGCGTGGTTCAGC harbors:
- a CDS encoding HlyC/CorC family transporter, which gives rise to MNDPYPSSKPAYLKQADRPRSLLERLSDLISPEPDTRAELLEVLQEAHERNLIDADSLSMIEGVFQVSELTASDIMVPRAQMDMVNIADAPEAFIPFMQQTAHSRFPVYEGSRDNIIGILLAKDLLRYYTDPAFDLRETLRPAVFIPESKRLNILLRDFRINRNHIAMVVDEYGGVAGLVTIEDVLEQIVGDIEDEFDLDEDQDNILPMPDGSWRVHGLTEIAQFNEAFGTAFSDHDVDTVGGLLSNHVGHVPHRGEVITLPPIRFEVLRADARQVHLLQVHRESNGDNAGTAGA
- the ybeY gene encoding rRNA maturation RNase YbeY, with translation MKSQKSKSSAVSLTLFDGDGRARKSAAHALRVQLPDGRSLTLDLSQAADGVVALLAEHTDTNQQAGLLVRPDNHDSLSVAVTATPVVTTTGTPATPPGLELEIQNGDGVGKRAGLPPRRKIETWVKSALYADAALTIRFVGEEEGRTLNRTYRGKDYATNVLTFAYAENEADPVTGDIVLCCPVVEAEAREQRKPLEAHYAHLIVHGVLHAQGYEHEEDAEAEEMEAIETETLQALGYADPYQGDRTA